The following proteins are encoded in a genomic region of Xanthomonas citri pv. mangiferaeindicae:
- a CDS encoding 4-hydroxy-tetrahydrodipicolinate reductase, translating into MGQAVLRLAASCDGLVVVAAVSGSAPRQRVIGGVPYFGAAELSGAPPFDVAIDFSLPAGFDALLALCERRGTALVSGTTGLSEAQTAALDAAAARIPVLWASNFSLGVAVLQDLVARAAAMLPGWDCDIVESHHTRKLDAPSGTALTLGAAAEGQGARPRYASIRAGDIVGEHLVQFTTRGERIELVHRAGDRDIFAAGALHVAMRLAGRAPRRYAIAELLGAGDAPVA; encoded by the coding sequence ATGGGGCAGGCGGTGCTGCGCTTGGCAGCGTCGTGCGACGGTTTGGTGGTCGTGGCGGCGGTGTCGGGCAGTGCGCCGCGCCAGCGGGTGATCGGCGGGGTGCCGTATTTCGGCGCCGCCGAGCTCAGCGGCGCGCCGCCCTTCGACGTCGCCATCGACTTCAGCCTGCCGGCGGGCTTCGATGCGCTGCTGGCGCTGTGCGAGCGGCGTGGTACGGCGCTGGTGTCGGGCACCACCGGCCTGTCCGAGGCGCAGACCGCGGCCCTCGACGCCGCGGCGGCGCGGATTCCGGTGCTGTGGGCCTCGAACTTCAGCCTCGGAGTCGCGGTCCTGCAGGACCTGGTGGCGCGCGCGGCGGCGATGCTGCCGGGCTGGGACTGCGACATCGTCGAGTCGCACCACACGCGCAAGCTCGACGCGCCATCGGGGACCGCGTTGACGCTGGGCGCGGCCGCCGAGGGGCAGGGCGCTCGTCCGCGCTACGCCTCGATCCGCGCCGGCGATATCGTCGGCGAGCATCTGGTGCAGTTCACGACCCGCGGCGAGCGCATCGAGCTCGTTCACCGGGCCGGCGATCGCGACATCTTCGCGGCCGGGGCGTTGCACGTCGCGATGCGGCTGGCCGGGCGCGCGCCGCGCCGTTACGCGATCGCCGAGCTGCTCGGCGCAGGCGACGCGCCGGTTGCGTGA
- a CDS encoding carbamoyl phosphate synthase small subunit gives MTDSAILVLEDGTVFEGVSVGAPGLSVGETVFNTAMTGYQEVLTDPSYARQLVTLTYPHIGNTGCTDQDDEAGRVWASGLIVRDVPRRPSSWRSQIALPEWLRARGIVAIAGIDTRKLTRLLRDRGAMNGALMAGEVNVDQALEAARKFPGLKGMDLAKVVSTTERYSWSDGQLDLDANAFVSAPAKFKVVAYDYGVKHNILRMLAERGCELTVVPAQTPASDVLALKPDGVFLSNGPGDPAPCDYAIEAIRTFIENKVPTFGICLGHQLLALAAGAQTMKMPHGHHGANHPVQAVDGGRVMITSQNHGFAVDESTLPANVRVTHRSLFDGTNQGIALTDAPAFSFQGHPEASPGPHDVAPLFDQFVALMATDRA, from the coding sequence GTGACAGATTCCGCAATTCTCGTCCTTGAAGACGGCACCGTGTTCGAGGGCGTTTCCGTGGGCGCTCCTGGCTTGTCGGTCGGTGAAACGGTGTTCAACACCGCGATGACCGGCTACCAGGAAGTGCTCACCGATCCGTCGTATGCGCGCCAGCTGGTGACGCTGACCTATCCGCATATCGGCAACACCGGTTGTACCGACCAGGATGACGAGGCTGGACGGGTATGGGCCTCGGGGCTGATCGTGCGCGATGTGCCGCGCCGTCCGAGCAGTTGGCGCAGCCAGATCGCACTCCCCGAATGGCTGCGTGCGCGCGGGATCGTCGCGATCGCCGGCATCGACACCCGCAAGCTGACGCGCCTGCTGCGCGACCGTGGCGCGATGAACGGTGCGCTGATGGCCGGCGAGGTGAATGTGGACCAGGCGCTCGAGGCCGCGCGCAAGTTCCCGGGCCTGAAGGGCATGGATCTGGCGAAGGTGGTCAGCACGACCGAGCGCTACAGCTGGTCGGACGGCCAGCTGGATCTGGACGCGAACGCCTTTGTGTCGGCGCCGGCCAAGTTCAAGGTCGTGGCCTATGACTACGGCGTCAAGCACAACATCCTGCGCATGCTCGCCGAGCGCGGCTGCGAGCTGACCGTGGTGCCGGCGCAGACGCCGGCCAGTGACGTGCTCGCGCTGAAGCCCGACGGTGTATTCCTGTCCAATGGCCCCGGCGACCCGGCGCCGTGCGATTACGCGATCGAGGCGATCCGCACCTTCATCGAGAACAAGGTCCCGACCTTCGGCATCTGCCTGGGCCACCAGCTGCTGGCGCTGGCGGCCGGCGCGCAGACGATGAAGATGCCGCACGGCCACCATGGCGCGAACCATCCGGTGCAGGCCGTCGACGGCGGCCGGGTGATGATCACCTCGCAAAACCATGGCTTCGCGGTCGACGAATCGACGTTGCCGGCCAATGTCCGCGTGACCCATCGCTCGCTGTTCGACGGCACCAACCAGGGCATCGCGCTGACCGATGCGCCGGCCTTCTCGTTCCAGGGCCATCCCGAGGCGTCGCCGGGGCCGCACGATGTGGCGCCGCTGTTCGACCAGTTCGTGGCGCTGATGGCGACCGACCGGGCATGA
- a CDS encoding carbamoyl phosphate synthase large subunit, with translation MPKRTDIQTILIIGAGPIVIGQACEFDYSGAQACKALREEGYRVVLVNSNPATIMTDPETADAVYIEPINWQTVEKIIAKEKPDALLPTMGGQTALNCALDLADNGVLDKYGVELIGAKREAIRMAEDRELFRVAMQEIGLECPKAEVARTFEQAVEIQAKVGYPTIIRPSFTLGGSGGGIAYNREEFEEIIKRGLELSPVGEVLVEESVLGWKEFEMEVVRDTADNCIIVCSIENLDPMGVHTGDSITVAPAQTLTDKEYQRLRNASIAVLRKIGVDTGGSNVQFGISPTTGRVVVIEMNPRVSRSSALASKATGFPIAKVAAKLAIGYTLDELKNEITGGKTPASFEPSIDYVVTKIPRFAFEKFPTADARLTTQMKSVGEVMAMGRTFQESMHKALRGLETGKVGFDPTGLDLTDEGDLATLRREVREPGPERLFYLADAFRAGLSVEDVHGLSYVDPWFLDQIEEVIATEREVAANGIDALDQARLRALKRMGFSDARLAQLLGTDEQAVRALRRAFGVRPVYKRVDSCAAEFATDTAYLYSTYEDECEASPSGREKIIVLGGGPNRIGQGIEFDYCCVHAALALREDGYETIMVNCNPETVSTDYDTSDRLYFEPLTLEDVLEIVEIEKPKGVIVQYGGQTPLKLARALEANGVPIIGTSPDSIDLAEDRERFQKLVDELGLKQPPNRTARNPEEALVLAREIGYPLVVRPSYVLGGRAMEVVHADADLARYMRDAVKVSNDSPVLLDRFLDNAVEVDIDVIADKDGNVLIGGVMEHIEEAGVHSGDSSCSLPPYSLSSDVQARLREQVAALARKLKVVGLMNTQFAVQTDDAGVETIFLLEVNPRASRTVPFVSKAIGLPLAKISARCMAGKTLAEQGATTEIVPSYYSVKEAIFPFAKFQNVDPILGPEMRSTGEVMGVGESFGAAFARAQEAASIRTPPTSGKVFVSVRDPDKKRVLPVARDLAAKGYAIVATSGTAKWLREHDIACEQVNKVVEGRPHIVDLIKNGEIAYIVNTTEGKQAISDSFSIRREALQHRVTYSTTVAGARALLHSLDYRGSGPVWALQELHAQLDGGASPSNSHTGGTP, from the coding sequence ATGCCAAAGCGCACCGACATCCAGACCATTCTCATCATCGGGGCCGGACCGATCGTCATCGGCCAGGCCTGCGAGTTCGACTACTCCGGCGCGCAGGCCTGCAAGGCGCTGCGCGAGGAGGGTTACCGCGTGGTGCTGGTGAACTCCAACCCGGCCACGATCATGACCGACCCGGAGACCGCGGATGCGGTCTACATCGAGCCGATCAACTGGCAGACGGTCGAGAAGATCATCGCCAAGGAGAAGCCCGACGCGCTGCTGCCGACGATGGGCGGGCAGACCGCGCTCAACTGCGCGCTCGACCTGGCCGACAACGGCGTGCTCGACAAGTACGGCGTGGAGCTGATCGGCGCCAAGCGCGAGGCCATCCGCATGGCCGAGGACCGCGAGCTGTTCCGCGTGGCGATGCAGGAGATCGGCCTGGAGTGCCCGAAGGCCGAGGTCGCGCGCACCTTTGAGCAGGCGGTCGAGATCCAGGCCAAGGTCGGCTATCCGACGATCATCCGGCCCAGCTTCACGCTCGGCGGCTCGGGCGGCGGCATCGCCTATAACCGCGAGGAGTTCGAGGAGATCATCAAGCGCGGCCTCGAGCTGTCGCCGGTCGGCGAGGTGCTGGTCGAGGAATCGGTGCTGGGCTGGAAAGAGTTCGAGATGGAAGTGGTCCGCGACACCGCGGACAACTGCATCATCGTGTGCTCGATCGAGAATCTCGACCCGATGGGCGTGCACACCGGCGACAGCATCACCGTCGCGCCGGCGCAGACGCTCACCGACAAGGAGTACCAGCGCCTGCGCAATGCGTCGATCGCGGTGCTGCGCAAGATCGGCGTCGACACCGGCGGTTCGAACGTGCAGTTCGGCATCAGCCCGACCACCGGTCGGGTGGTGGTGATCGAGATGAACCCGCGCGTGTCGCGCTCCTCGGCGCTGGCCTCCAAGGCGACCGGCTTCCCGATCGCCAAGGTCGCGGCCAAGCTGGCGATCGGCTACACGCTCGACGAACTGAAGAATGAGATCACCGGCGGCAAGACCCCGGCCTCGTTCGAGCCGTCGATCGACTACGTGGTCACCAAGATCCCGCGCTTTGCGTTCGAGAAGTTCCCCACCGCCGACGCCCGCCTGACGACGCAGATGAAGTCGGTTGGCGAGGTCATGGCGATGGGCCGCACCTTCCAGGAATCGATGCACAAGGCGCTGCGCGGCCTGGAGACCGGCAAGGTGGGTTTCGATCCGACCGGCCTGGACCTGACTGACGAAGGCGACCTGGCGACCCTGCGCCGCGAGGTCCGCGAGCCGGGCCCCGAGCGGCTGTTTTACCTGGCCGATGCGTTCCGCGCCGGCCTGTCGGTCGAGGACGTGCACGGCCTGTCGTACGTGGATCCGTGGTTCCTCGATCAGATCGAGGAGGTCATCGCAACCGAACGCGAGGTCGCGGCGAATGGCATCGACGCGCTCGACCAGGCGCGGCTGCGTGCGCTCAAGCGCATGGGCTTTTCCGACGCGCGCCTGGCCCAGTTGCTGGGCACCGACGAGCAGGCCGTGCGTGCACTGCGCCGCGCCTTCGGTGTGCGCCCGGTCTACAAGCGCGTCGACTCGTGCGCGGCCGAGTTTGCGACCGACACTGCCTATCTGTACTCGACCTACGAGGACGAGTGCGAGGCCAGTCCCAGCGGCCGCGAGAAGATCATCGTGCTCGGCGGCGGGCCGAACCGGATCGGGCAGGGCATCGAGTTCGACTACTGCTGCGTCCATGCCGCCCTCGCACTGCGCGAGGACGGCTATGAGACCATCATGGTCAACTGCAATCCCGAGACGGTCTCGACCGACTACGACACCTCCGATCGTCTGTACTTCGAGCCGCTGACGCTCGAGGATGTGCTGGAGATTGTCGAGATCGAGAAGCCCAAGGGCGTGATCGTGCAGTACGGCGGCCAGACGCCGCTCAAGCTGGCGCGCGCGCTCGAGGCCAACGGGGTGCCGATCATCGGCACCTCGCCCGACTCGATCGACCTGGCCGAGGACCGCGAGCGCTTCCAGAAGCTGGTCGACGAGCTCGGCCTCAAGCAACCGCCCAACCGCACGGCGCGCAACCCCGAGGAAGCGTTGGTGCTGGCGCGCGAGATCGGCTATCCACTGGTCGTGCGGCCAAGCTACGTGCTCGGCGGCCGGGCGATGGAAGTCGTGCACGCCGATGCCGACCTGGCGCGCTATATGCGCGACGCGGTCAAGGTGTCCAACGATTCGCCGGTGCTGCTCGACCGCTTCCTCGACAACGCGGTCGAGGTCGACATCGACGTGATCGCCGACAAGGACGGCAACGTGCTGATCGGTGGCGTCATGGAGCACATCGAGGAAGCCGGCGTGCATTCGGGCGATTCCTCGTGCTCGCTGCCGCCTTACTCGCTGTCGAGCGATGTACAGGCGCGCCTGCGCGAGCAGGTCGCGGCACTGGCCCGCAAGCTGAAGGTCGTCGGCCTGATGAACACCCAGTTCGCGGTGCAGACCGACGACGCGGGCGTGGAGACGATCTTCCTGCTCGAGGTCAACCCGCGCGCGTCGCGCACGGTGCCGTTCGTGTCCAAGGCGATCGGGCTGCCGCTGGCCAAGATCTCGGCGCGCTGCATGGCCGGCAAGACGCTGGCCGAGCAGGGGGCGACGACCGAGATCGTGCCGTCGTACTACTCGGTCAAGGAAGCGATCTTCCCGTTCGCCAAGTTCCAGAACGTCGACCCGATCCTCGGGCCGGAGATGCGTTCGACCGGCGAGGTCATGGGCGTGGGCGAGAGCTTCGGCGCGGCGTTCGCGCGCGCGCAGGAGGCGGCGAGCATCCGCACCCCGCCCACCAGCGGCAAGGTCTTCGTCTCGGTGCGCGACCCGGACAAGAAGCGCGTGCTGCCGGTTGCGCGTGATCTGGCGGCCAAGGGCTATGCGATCGTCGCCACCTCCGGCACCGCCAAGTGGCTGCGCGAGCACGACATCGCTTGCGAGCAGGTCAACAAGGTGGTCGAGGGCCGACCGCACATCGTCGACCTGATCAAGAACGGGGAGATCGCGTACATCGTCAACACCACCGAGGGCAAGCAGGCGATCTCCGACTCGTTCTCGATCCGTCGCGAAGCGCTGCAGCACCGGGTCACGTACTCGACCACGGTGGCTGGCGCCCGCGCATTGCTGCATTCGCTGGACTATCGCGGCAGCGGCCCGGTCTGGGCCCTGCAGGAACTGCACGCGCAGCTCGACGGCGGCGCGTCGCCATCCAACTCACACACAGGAGGGACGCCATGA
- a CDS encoding transcription elongation factor GreA — MRAPMTTRGAQRLREELEELKSVKRPAVIDAIAEARAHGDLKENAEYHAAREQQSFIEGRIKQLESELSHADVIDVAKLNAGDKVVFGATVVIADAQTDEEKRYQIVGDLEADIKQGLIAISSPVARALIGKHEGDSISIDAPGGTRDYDIVSVEYLG; from the coding sequence ATGAGGGCACCCATGACCACGCGCGGCGCGCAGCGCCTGCGCGAGGAGCTCGAGGAACTGAAGTCGGTCAAGCGGCCGGCGGTCATCGATGCGATCGCCGAGGCGCGTGCGCACGGCGATCTGAAGGAGAACGCCGAGTACCACGCAGCGCGTGAGCAGCAGAGCTTCATCGAGGGCCGGATCAAGCAGCTCGAGAGCGAGCTGTCGCATGCCGATGTCATCGATGTCGCCAAGCTCAATGCCGGCGACAAGGTGGTATTCGGCGCGACAGTGGTGATCGCCGATGCGCAGACCGACGAAGAGAAGCGCTACCAGATCGTCGGCGACCTGGAGGCCGACATCAAGCAGGGTCTGATTGCGATCTCCTCGCCGGTGGCGCGTGCGCTGATCGGCAAGCATGAGGGCGACAGCATCAGCATCGATGCGCCGGGCGGCACCCGCGACTACGACATCGTCAGCGTCGAGTATCTCGGCTGA
- a CDS encoding single-stranded-DNA-specific exonuclease RecJ: MTRPSPTIRRRDSAPGGDWPATVPALLRRIYAARGAHDLQAAQPRLAGLLPPDGLSNIDAAATLLADAIAQRRRILVVGDFDCDGATACAVAVRGLRMLGARDIVHAVPNRIVHGYGLSPGLVDALAPLAPALLVTVDHGIACHAGVAAAKARGWQVLVTDHHLPGEALPPADAIVNPNLPGDRFQSKALAGVGVIFYVLLALRRRLRETGAFAGPAPDLSTLLDLVAVGTVADLVPLDVNNRALVAAGLRRLRSGQGCAGLQALIDVSGRQAARLTTGDIGFGIAPRINAAGRLEDMAIGIECLLTDDATQAQTLAATLHAINAERRAVQQSMLDDAEAAVAGRPPVDPAAIGVCLHDPQWHPGVVGLVASKMKDALHRPVIAFAPAEPGGDQLRGSARSIPGLHIRDVLAAVDVAHPGLIERFGGHAMAAGLSLRREALPAFERAFGQAVATLLDPALLRAEIVTDGPLGPGEFDIVHAAHLRDAGPWGQGFPEPLFDGEFTIVDWRVVGGRHLKLSLRLDGRPATVDAIHFGAWREVAPAPRERIVYRLAPDDYRGGDAVQLLVEHREPMAG; this comes from the coding sequence ATGACGCGTCCGTCGCCGACGATCCGACGTCGCGACAGCGCGCCCGGCGGCGATTGGCCGGCGACGGTGCCGGCGCTGCTGCGGCGCATCTATGCGGCGCGCGGTGCGCACGACCTGCAGGCCGCCCAGCCACGCCTGGCCGGGCTGCTGCCGCCCGACGGGTTGTCGAACATTGATGCGGCGGCCACCCTGCTCGCCGATGCCATCGCCCAGCGCAGGCGGATCCTGGTCGTCGGCGACTTCGATTGCGACGGCGCGACGGCCTGTGCGGTCGCGGTACGGGGGCTGCGCATGCTGGGTGCGCGGGATATCGTGCATGCCGTGCCCAATCGCATCGTCCACGGCTACGGGCTGTCGCCCGGCCTGGTCGATGCGCTGGCGCCACTGGCGCCCGCGCTGCTGGTGACCGTCGACCACGGCATCGCCTGCCACGCCGGCGTCGCCGCGGCGAAAGCGCGGGGCTGGCAGGTGCTGGTGACCGACCACCATCTGCCAGGCGAGGCGCTACCGCCGGCCGATGCGATCGTCAATCCGAACCTGCCCGGCGACCGCTTCCAGAGCAAGGCGCTGGCCGGCGTCGGGGTGATCTTCTACGTGCTGCTGGCGCTGCGCCGGCGGCTGCGCGAGACCGGCGCCTTCGCAGGTCCAGCGCCGGACCTGTCGACGCTGCTCGATCTGGTCGCGGTCGGCACCGTCGCCGATCTCGTGCCGCTGGACGTCAACAACCGGGCGCTGGTCGCGGCCGGGTTGCGCCGGCTGCGCAGCGGGCAAGGCTGCGCCGGTCTGCAGGCCTTGATCGACGTGTCGGGGCGACAGGCGGCGCGCTTGACCACCGGCGACATCGGCTTTGGCATCGCGCCGCGCATCAACGCCGCCGGGCGCCTGGAGGACATGGCGATCGGGATCGAATGCCTGCTCACCGACGACGCGACCCAGGCGCAGACGCTCGCGGCGACGCTGCACGCGATCAACGCCGAGCGCCGCGCAGTGCAGCAGTCGATGCTCGATGACGCCGAGGCCGCGGTCGCCGGCCGACCGCCGGTCGATCCCGCGGCCATCGGGGTCTGCCTGCACGATCCGCAATGGCATCCGGGGGTCGTCGGTCTTGTGGCTTCGAAGATGAAGGATGCGCTGCATCGGCCGGTGATCGCCTTCGCACCGGCCGAGCCCGGCGGCGACCAGCTGCGCGGCTCGGCGCGCTCGATTCCGGGCCTGCATATCCGCGACGTGCTGGCCGCGGTCGACGTGGCGCATCCTGGCCTGATCGAGCGCTTCGGCGGCCATGCGATGGCGGCCGGCCTGAGCCTGCGGCGCGAGGCCTTGCCGGCGTTCGAGCGCGCCTTCGGGCAGGCGGTCGCGACCCTGCTCGATCCGGCGCTGCTGCGGGCGGAGATCGTTACCGATGGTCCGCTCGGGCCCGGCGAATTCGACATCGTGCACGCCGCGCACCTGCGCGACGCCGGCCCCTGGGGGCAGGGCTTCCCCGAGCCATTGTTCGACGGCGAGTTCACGATCGTCGACTGGCGGGTGGTCGGCGGGCGGCACCTCAAGCTCAGCCTGCGGCTCGACGGCCGTCCGGCGACCGTCGATGCGATCCATTTCGGCGCCTGGCGCGAGGTCGCGCCGGCCCCTCGCGAGCGTATCGTCTACCGGCTCGCGCCCGACGACTACCGCGGCGGCGATGCAGTGCAGTTGCTGGTCGAGCACCGGGAGCCGATGGCGGGCTGA
- a CDS encoding peptide chain release factor 2, whose product MTEGLDGAAELLELAESENDEDTAQAVVADVEGYASQVDKLEFQRMFSGEMDSAAAFVDIQAGAGGTEAQDWAEMLLRMYLRWAESRGWKAELMEVSGGEVAGIKSATFRVEGDFAYGWLKTEIGVHRLVRKSPFDSDNRRHTSFTSVFVSPEVDDKIDIEINPADLRTDVYRSSGAGGQHVNKTESAVRITHVPTNTVVACQTERSQHANRDRAMKMLAAKLYELELQKRNAEKDALEATKSDIGWGSQIRNYVLDQSRIKDLRTGVERSDTQKVLDGDLDEFVEAALKSGLEAGAKRLDAN is encoded by the coding sequence CTGACCGAGGGCCTGGACGGTGCGGCCGAACTGCTGGAACTGGCCGAATCGGAGAATGACGAGGACACCGCGCAGGCGGTCGTCGCCGATGTCGAGGGCTACGCCAGCCAGGTCGACAAGCTGGAGTTCCAGCGCATGTTCTCCGGCGAGATGGACTCGGCCGCCGCCTTCGTCGATATCCAGGCCGGTGCCGGTGGCACCGAAGCCCAGGACTGGGCCGAAATGCTGCTGCGCATGTATCTGCGCTGGGCCGAGAGCCGCGGCTGGAAGGCCGAGCTGATGGAGGTCTCGGGCGGTGAAGTGGCGGGCATCAAGTCGGCGACCTTCCGTGTCGAGGGCGACTTCGCCTACGGCTGGCTCAAGACCGAGATCGGCGTGCACCGGCTGGTGCGCAAGTCGCCGTTCGATTCCGACAATCGCCGGCACACCTCGTTCACCTCGGTGTTCGTGTCCCCGGAGGTCGACGACAAGATCGACATCGAGATCAACCCGGCCGACCTGCGAACCGATGTCTACCGCTCGTCTGGTGCCGGCGGTCAGCACGTCAACAAGACCGAGTCGGCGGTGCGCATCACCCACGTGCCGACCAACACCGTCGTCGCCTGCCAGACCGAACGCAGCCAGCACGCCAACCGCGACCGCGCGATGAAGATGCTCGCCGCCAAGCTCTACGAACTGGAACTGCAGAAGCGCAATGCCGAAAAGGATGCGCTGGAAGCGACCAAGTCCGACATCGGCTGGGGCAGCCAGATCCGCAACTACGTGCTCGACCAGAGCCGCATCAAGGATCTGCGCACCGGCGTGGAGCGTAGCGACACCCAGAAGGTGCTCGACGGCGATCTGGACGAGTTCGTCGAGGCCGCGCTCAAGTCCGGCCTGGAGGCCGGCGCCAAGCGCTTGGATGCCAACTGA
- a CDS encoding lysine--tRNA ligase: MSQQPDSPQPADDNALIAERRGKLAALRGQGVAFPNDFRRRDEAGTLQAAYADAERWTGEALDAEGRRVAVAGRLMAKRVMGKAAFAQIQDVSGRIQLFLQSTTLGERYDAFKGWDVGDIVAAEGTLMRTKTGELSIKAETLRLLTKSLRPLPDKWHGLSDVEQRYRQRYVDLIVSPEARAVFVKRSRIVAAIRQWLDARDFLEVETPMMHYLAGGAAAKPFTTHHNALDLDLYLRVAPELYLKRLVVGGFERVYEINRNFRNEGVSTRHNPEFTMLELYEAYVAYEEVMDLTEALIRDVAVQAVGTTALEWDGHAIDVGPAFRRWKLEEAVRELNPQISVADCRDRDALAAHCARLGVHVKPGYGWGKLLLEIFEKTVETGLIQPTFITHYPVEVSPLARESDTEAGITDRFELFIGGKEIANGFSELNDPEDQAARFRAQVDAREGGDDEAMHFDADYIRALEVGLPPTGGLGIGIDRLVMLLTGSSSIRDVLLFPYMRPQTEA, translated from the coding sequence ATGAGCCAGCAGCCCGACAGCCCCCAGCCCGCCGACGACAATGCCCTGATCGCCGAGCGTCGCGGCAAACTGGCCGCGCTGCGCGGACAGGGCGTGGCGTTCCCCAATGATTTCCGTCGCCGTGATGAGGCCGGCACGCTACAGGCGGCGTACGCTGACGCCGAGCGCTGGACAGGTGAGGCGCTGGACGCAGAAGGCCGGCGGGTCGCGGTGGCCGGCCGGCTCATGGCCAAGCGGGTCATGGGCAAGGCCGCGTTCGCGCAGATCCAGGACGTGAGCGGCCGGATCCAGTTGTTCCTGCAATCGACCACGCTGGGCGAGCGCTACGACGCGTTCAAGGGCTGGGATGTGGGCGACATCGTCGCGGCCGAAGGCACGCTGATGCGCACCAAGACCGGCGAACTGTCGATCAAGGCCGAGACCTTGCGCTTGCTGACCAAGTCGCTGCGGCCGTTGCCCGACAAGTGGCACGGACTGTCGGATGTCGAGCAGCGCTATCGCCAGCGTTATGTCGATCTGATCGTCTCGCCCGAAGCGCGCGCGGTGTTCGTCAAGCGCTCGCGCATCGTCGCGGCGATCCGCCAGTGGCTCGACGCGCGCGATTTCCTCGAAGTCGAGACGCCGATGATGCACTACCTGGCCGGCGGCGCGGCGGCCAAGCCGTTCACGACGCACCACAATGCGCTGGACCTGGATCTCTACCTGCGCGTCGCACCCGAGCTCTACCTCAAGCGTCTGGTCGTGGGTGGCTTCGAGCGCGTCTACGAGATCAACCGCAACTTCCGCAACGAGGGCGTGTCGACGCGGCACAATCCCGAGTTCACGATGCTCGAGCTCTACGAGGCCTATGTCGCCTACGAAGAGGTCATGGACCTGACCGAGGCGCTGATCCGCGACGTGGCGGTGCAGGCGGTCGGCACGACCGCACTGGAGTGGGACGGCCATGCGATCGACGTCGGCCCGGCGTTCCGGCGCTGGAAGCTCGAGGAGGCGGTGCGCGAGCTCAACCCGCAGATCAGCGTTGCCGACTGTCGCGACCGCGACGCGCTGGCCGCCCACTGCGCGCGCCTGGGCGTGCACGTCAAGCCGGGCTACGGCTGGGGCAAGCTGCTGCTGGAGATCTTCGAAAAGACCGTCGAGACCGGCCTGATCCAGCCGACGTTCATCACCCATTATCCGGTCGAGGTCTCGCCCCTGGCCCGCGAATCGGACACCGAGGCGGGCATCACCGACCGCTTCGAACTGTTCATCGGCGGCAAGGAGATCGCCAACGGCTTCTCCGAGCTGAACGATCCCGAGGACCAGGCCGCGCGTTTCCGCGCCCAGGTCGACGCTCGCGAAGGGGGCGACGACGAGGCGATGCACTTCGATGCCGACTACATCCGCGCGCTCGAGGTCGGCCTGCCGCCGACCGGCGGCCTGGGCATCGGCATCGATCGGCTGGTCATGTTGCTGACCGGGTCATCGTCCATCCGCGACGTGTTGCTGTTCCCGTACATGCGCCCGCAGACCGAGGCCTGA
- a CDS encoding two-component system response regulator, which produces MDQARCHRYFAHRQKGPALNIVIVDDQTSARTMLRHILEDISPELDVFDFEDPEQALGWCDSHRADLLLLDYRMPGMDGLEFARRFRKLPPHRDVPVVLVTVVGDEPIRQAALDAGVIDFLVKPVRPRELRARCRNLLQLRQQAESVKQRALSLEQRLLRSMHEVEERERETLTRLARAIAYRDASTSANLERVAAVAGMVAEAMGLFEDEVRMIELAAPLHDIGKIAMPDAILMKPGPLDEAELEVMRQHPRIGYELLSDSHNRFVQLSATIALRHQERFDGSGYPDGLSGEQIPLEARIVAVADVFDALVSRRPYKRAWSMDEALEYIGHNSGRAFDPRCVEALLSNRARLEEICARLDRTATRLQ; this is translated from the coding sequence ATCGACCAAGCGCGATGCCACCGGTATTTCGCGCATCGTCAGAAGGGGCCTGCGTTGAACATCGTGATCGTCGACGACCAGACGTCCGCGCGAACCATGTTGCGGCATATCCTCGAGGACATCAGCCCGGAGCTCGATGTCTTCGACTTCGAGGATCCGGAGCAGGCGCTGGGCTGGTGCGACAGCCACCGCGCCGACCTGTTGCTGCTCGACTACCGGATGCCGGGCATGGACGGGCTGGAGTTCGCCCGCCGCTTCCGCAAGCTGCCGCCGCATCGGGATGTGCCGGTCGTGCTGGTCACCGTGGTCGGCGATGAGCCGATCCGCCAGGCCGCGCTCGATGCCGGCGTCATCGATTTCCTGGTCAAGCCGGTGCGCCCGCGCGAGCTGCGCGCCCGCTGCCGCAATCTGCTGCAGTTACGTCAGCAGGCCGAATCGGTCAAGCAGCGGGCACTGTCGCTCGAGCAGCGGCTGCTGCGCAGCATGCACGAGGTCGAGGAGCGCGAGCGCGAGACGCTGACCCGGCTGGCCCGCGCGATCGCCTATCGCGATGCCAGCACCAGCGCCAACCTGGAGCGCGTGGCTGCGGTCGCCGGCATGGTCGCCGAGGCGATGGGGCTGTTCGAGGACGAGGTGCGGATGATCGAACTGGCCGCGCCGCTGCACGACATCGGCAAGATCGCGATGCCCGATGCGATCTTGATGAAGCCCGGACCGTTGGACGAGGCCGAACTGGAAGTGATGCGGCAACATCCGCGGATCGGTTACGAACTGTTGAGCGACAGCCACAACCGGTTCGTCCAGCTCAGCGCCACCATCGCTTTGCGCCATCAAGAACGCTTCGATGGCAGCGGCTACCCCGATGGGCTGTCGGGCGAGCAGATCCCGCTCGAGGCGCGCATCGTCGCGGTGGCCGACGTGTTCGATGCACTGGTCTCGCGTCGCCCCTACAAACGCGCCTGGTCGATGGACGAGGCACTCGAGTACATCGGGCACAACAGTGGACGCGCGTTCGATCCGCGCTGCGTGGAGGCGCTGCTGTCGAACCGGGCGCGGCTGGAGGAGATCTGCGCACGCCTGGACCGGACCGCGACCCGGCTGCAATGA